Below is a genomic region from Medicago truncatula cultivar Jemalong A17 chromosome 3, MtrunA17r5.0-ANR, whole genome shotgun sequence.
tTCGACTATAAAAAACTCATATCGAGTCTTACCACTTTACctcatatattaatattttaatcatttaaaaaaatataatgcatGATGTTATGTTTGGATGAGAAAAGACAGTGATATAAAAGAATGAACATGAATTGAAAATCATTGGAAAGAAATATGATTTTAAGGTTGTTTGGCATGAGTTTATAATTGGTTCATAACTTGTTTTCAAATTAAAGATGTTTTGGATACTTTACAAATAATTGAGGTTTTCATTTGGCTCGGTTCCAAATTATATGTTCAATTTTATATCACTTTACAATATCGAtgaataattagtgtttttattttctattataattttattatttattgttgtaaaaaaaaaaaaacttttattatttattgctttttatttcttttgattttttttcttctgaataaCTTTATAAAGTaacttgtattttctttttctggtacataataaatatattttttatttgtgtgaaatgacatataatttaaaaCGAAGGGAGTGGCACATAAAGTGATGAGACATTCATGATATCACCGCAAGTGCACGATTTTATTATcgaaataaattattaatctCAGAGGGACTAGTGAATCTTAAGGTAACCTTTTTCTTTCTCAAGTatgtaaataaagaaatatttttggatttttatatatgatgtaaGATGGTCGAAAAATGATTTGATTGTTGTTTTggaaatataaaatgttaaaaaaaatgtctagcAATCAATGGAGTTCATCATTATAACGACACTCTAAATcctaaatataatatattcacTATTGCATCATTCACTCAATCTCTAGTAATCAAAAGTGTCTCACAAACATGGCTACGGATTCTCATGGTTTTCTTGTTGGTGAAACCTATTAAATCCGAACATTCATTTTTACGTCCCAAAAAGTCTTATACTATTTTCagtttcaaactttttttctagCTTTATCTTTCCAGCAACCTTCCTTATTTTCACTTATTGGAATGTTGCCTAAGATTTTGTTAAGCACTATAAAACTAGATTAGGTGAATGCTTTTcctaaacaaaagaaagaaatagaggTTTGTCATAAGACTATTTTCTATGACCTCAAGACTAAAGTAAAATTGCTCACTCATCAGAAGGATGAGCTACCTAAATAAAACAGAGAGAGTGCACAgagtaaaaacaataaaaatttattaaaataacaatgcaactagggttgggaataggccaggccggcctataggggcctatggcctggcctgtttaagcctggcctggcctggcctgtttattaaaaaggctaggcttaggctttttaaaaagcctatttaagtaaataggccaggcttaggctatcaaaaaagcctatgaagcctaataggccggcctgtttatgcatgttaggctttATAGtgaactttttaaataggctttaaagcattatagtgaaataggcttttaaggccttatagtgatagacaagtcttacACTCAAATAGGCTTTGAGACCTATtaaacctatttaaaagtagataaaatggaatgtttagtgaggcctattaaacctatttaaaagtaggcctgtaaataggctttcaggccaggccaggcttttaaataggccaggccaggccaaaaaaataggcctatgaaaggccataggccaggctcaggcctgcaaaaaattttgtaggccaggctcaggcctatcaaagcctggcctggcctggcctattcccaaccctaaatGCAACTACAATAGATTTTTGGTGGTAAATGATGTCAAACCAAAGAAAGCCAAAACTTAATTACAGATTAAGCACTACAATGTTCGTATATTACAATCAGAAACCTTAGAGTAAATGACAATTACACAAGGATCATTCAAGTGTCAAAATAAACCATAAAACATAAGTTTATGAAGTCATTACGGCCCCATCACGGTTTGTTACAACATAAGAAGAGGCTCTAAGATGACATGGAAGGAATGATGGCTACATTTTGGcgatgaaacttttttttttaagaaaggttTTGAAACTTATTTGGAGAGCtcaatgaaaataattatttcaagTGTTGCTTGTTTTTTATCGAGTCTTCGTGAATATATGCTAATAAGTTGGATCAATTTATTGTTGGTATTGTTTGTATTTTCTTCGTGTGTTAACCTCCAATTTTAAGGAAATGTCTTTGATAATTTGTAGTTTGGTCGAAGGTAAGTAAAATTTAACTATAAATTATTTCACTTAGTAATCAAACTTTAATTTCTAAACAAATCGTCATAGGAGGGCTTGCTAATCACTTGACTTCAAGCACaagtttgatatttttatttggattgTTTTGGACATAGTTAGTACCCTGATTTGACcctatattgtttttttttttcttttcataggTAACCAAACAACTACTAGAAAAatttaggaaaatgctaacaagtaccCTTAAAACATTTGATAAAAAGcttaaaataacaattttatctttgaaattgtgcatttaacttattgaaagaataaaaatcaactttttttacatgaaatcttataattattttattttttatgtcacTTGTTCGCATAACCAAAAGTTTAACAGATATCTTGTATCGGTTAATTTAAATCGAACGGTGACAACACTTAGGTTATGTTTGGATGAGAAGAGAAAGTAAGAGGAAAATAGTGAAAGGAAAGATTGtatgaggaaagaaagagaatgaaaagTGAAGGGATTGTTTTAGTTGTTTGGTTTAATAGAAAATGGATTAGAACATTGGAGGAAAGAAAGATCTATTTTTTCTAATTGACATAGATACCACTTAGGGGTGCTTTGGACTTTTCAAACATAAGTTGTTGTTTTCCCAACCTTTCTGTCCCTTGGGAATGCTAGAgacactctcttttgaacactaTCTCCAACACCCACTTTCTAATTTGCTTAAATCATGGTGGATCTCACACTTTGGAAATGGGTTCCGCTTAAAGTGGTGGGTCACACATTGATTTAAGCAAATTAGAAagtgagtgttgaaaagagagtgtctTTAGCATTTCTCGTCTGTTTCTCGTCTGTCCATATTGCCGTGGAAAGGTTTTTCGTGTGGGACGCATGTGTCTAGTTAGTTTTACTTCTTCCAAACCATGGAAAATGTTTCTTTCCCTTGTCTTTCTCTCCCTCTCACTATCTTTCcatagaaacaaacacacccttaagtTTCTGTTATTGATCACAGATCACAAGAACTTGCTTCCAACAAAGGGGAGAAGCACTTAACCTATGGACCCAGAACCTCAAAATTCCGAAAATAGCGATTGTACCTTTGTTTGGGACGAAAATTCGCAGCTTTACTTTCACGCCAGGTTATTTTCCCTGTCATTTCGAGAATGTTTGAATTTCAATTATACAACTTGTCATTTCGACAATGATATTCATTGCATTTgaattatgaatataatgacAAGCTTGTGTTAAATTTCTGGTTTTGTTGCATAGGTTTATACATTTGTGGGTATTAACttatttattacaaattttCCCTGTTATTGCGCAGTCTTAAGCTTGTTTATTAACTGTGATTGTGCAGTAGTGGATTTTATCATGATCCTAATGCTGGCTGGTACTATAGCACCAAAGATGGTGTTTATTACAAATTTGAGGATGGAAATTATGTACCTTTAGATTGCAACAAGGTAGGTTTGGCCTTCTAAGcgtctgtttggattggtttatttgaatttatctatCCACCGGCATAAGcgcttgtgagactgtttgagagaacttttgaaaacaacttgtgacatgtccataagttgttttcaacttatactaaagaaatttatgttttctatcttttgttatagaaatagcttatgcgTAAGCGCTTATGTTATAAGCTTAAAATTAAGTTGCTTATCCAAAAAGGGTCTAAGGgtcgtttggattggcttatgaaaaataacttaagcaaataaataagtttttatgttaattcgTAAGTTCTcgctaacgaaaattgtatcttcgttagctgttttttcataaactaccttaacaagcttatgaataatacataaaagcttataTATTTAcgtaagttgttttgcataagctcaaaaataagtcaatccaaacaggccttAAGTCATTCACATctcttattttctaaaataaacttataaaaaattgtaatttcaaGTTGGTGATTGAAGTTTTATTGCTTGTGTTTCAGGatgatgatgttgaagaaaTATATGTGTGCAAAGAAACCAAACCTGAAAGAACTCAACAAATACAAGACATTAACAATGAGGAGGATTGTGCTTCCTTCCTCGGAAACGAAATTGAAACTAACCAACAGATAGGAACCTTGACCGAGGAAGCAGGGGATGGTAAGTAATAATGTTAACCTGCAAACTTTATTACCGTATTTTATTGAATACTCCTATGCTTTGAGGACACTTGATTCTCTCCTTTGCTTTGAGCATCAACATTTTGGTGTTTCAGTCAAGCAGCAGTATTAATATGAGTAGCTTAAGCCTTCTAAGTAGATGTCTTTGTAATAGATGCAATGAACTCCACGAACAGTCCAACTTGTGGAAACCCTCCACCACCATCGGAATGGTATCCTCCTTCCTTCCACATCCTTTTTCTATTGATGATTATATGttcaaaaaattcttaaaattaattattttgctAACCAACAGGTTAGAAGACACACTTATTGATCTATACTTATCTGGCTACAACAACATAGCAGTTAGTGCAGCTGATACAGTGACAGACCCCGTGGAAACCAATGGATATAACTTCACATTAGAAACTGATGGTTTGTTCCTAACTTATGTAACTTTTCTGTTAACAAAAGTGATTACTGAGATCGCTCTTAAATCTATGTGTTTCTCAATGTATAGCTTACAGAAATGCTGAAATGGGAGGTGACTGGACCACAGGCCCAGCAGATGAAAATGGCATGAATGATAATGAAAAAACTGTAGATGACATTGTAGCTTACAGCGATGCTTATGAAGTAGAAGAAGGTGAGTGGATTCCAGATCCAGAAGATGAAAATCACTTAGCTGATGGAAGTTCCATAGATGAAGGTATTTCCACTTTGCTCGCAAGCCTAAGGAATCATCTGTAAGCTTGTGTCTACTACTAACTGGCATGTGCTATTTCATTCTATCTCTATGTACTTGGAAATAGTTTGCCAAAAAATTATGATGATGTGCACTATGGGTATACTGCAAAAATAAATGGGTTGTTTCCTTGAAGGTTCAAGTAACTAAGAAGGGCTTGTTTCCTTGTTTATTCAGTAATCTAGTTTTCCTTGAGTCCCCTGCTAAATGCTTTTGTTTCTCTGCATGGACTTTATAACACTGTTTCCACGCCATGAGTGAGATTGCATGCCGATTTTGTTCATATGTTTGATTTATACCATTACAGGCATCTTGTTCGAAGAAGAAAAATGGCGAGCTCAGTATGGTCAAGTCATTGAATCAAGGGAAGATTTGGTTTTAGAGTTTCCAGTTTTGGACTTGTGGAACTGGGAAATGGTCAGAGCATCCAAAAAAGATGGAAAAGATAGGGTGGCAAGGTTGGTTGGAAGACTGGTCAAACAATCTGCAAAGCGGCACCCATCTATCTCCTCTGTTGAAAAGAAATTTAGATCTGCTCCTATCTGCGAAGTAGATCTCGATCTGGTACGCGTCAAAACAGGTTTGCATTTTACTCTTGTATTTGCTGGTACACGTCTAAAACAGGATATAGCTATTATGAAGTGAAATGAGAGGCAACcatatataatttgattttttattatcttgTTTTAAGCCTTGTTATTAtacataaatttcattttagaatCATGGGCAAGTTACAATTTATAAGCAATAGGGATAGTGTGGCTTACATggaaagtttcaaaataaagCTGTATTGGGATTTTACAATATTAGTGCTAGTACTTCTTGGAATGAACACGGCTTATTGTCATGCTCTTTTATCAGGACAAGTGTATAGATTGCGAAACCCAAGTGCGAGATATGTGGCTTCATTATCAAGTTATGATTCTGCCGATCCAACAAAAGATTGGGATTTTCCTCAGTTATCATCTAATACAAATAGCACTCATGTCTCTAAGTCAAGTCAAAGTACTCCTTCTACTTCAACTGAAATTCCTATGGTGAAAGATTTGCCCACGTTGCCTAGTCAGCTTTCTGCATCCAAGGTTTGTACTCGGAAATTGAAATCTATCAATTAGTTGCTACTTTTTCCCCTTCTCCCATGATCACCCTTCATGTAATTCAGTACATCAAAAAGATATCTTCAGAATCTGTTAGCTTTCAGCTCATTTACGGTTTTGCCATGCCAGCAAATAAAATGTCAATATAGAGATCGCGCGGCTGAAAGAAGAATCTTGCATGGTGGCTTTGGTGTTGGTCCAGGGCAGAAGAAGCTTGGTGTCGATGATGATACAACATCATCGCCTGATGCTTGTCCAGAAGTAGCTACAGAAGAGGCCTTGAAGATGTCATTTGGACCAGGTAGTTATGCCAGAAATCTTCTGGAAGGCATGGGCTGGAAGGAGGTATGGACTGAGTTCTCTGGTGCAAAATAttccatttttctttattgaatTGAAATTCTTAGGATTATTATGTAGTTAGTCTTTCCTATTTAAAAACTATACCATCGGCATTGCCAACTAGCTTATAACAGAATTGCATCATGTCATCATCACCAGGGCAGGGTGTGTGATAATATTAAAAGATCTGGTCCTCAAATCTCAGATGACACATACCCTATATTTATATGAACTGTACCAATATATACGCATTAACACTTTCTTACTATatttgtcaacaaaataaataacactTTCTTACAATTATTAAACCATGCACAATAATACAATAATGTAAAGTATTAACAGCAGTTAATTTACGCTTATCCAAATAGAAAATGTAGAAATttggggtctaactcatccttacaaaaccggcttgtaaagTGTAGAGTGCCTCCTCAAATGTCGCAATTAGGAGACTAGGGGCGGATCTCAATAAAGACGGAATTTTCAACAGAAAACAATGTGAATTTATTATAATGACAAACTTTGATTATGTTactttacacttttttttacttACATTTTACTCAGTTTAGATGAGCAAAATTCACAATTATTATCGGCAATTACCTttctataatttaattatatttttttaatggcacTTCATAGATAGTTTATGTTCCCACCCTTGTGCAGGGAGAAGGACTCGGCAGTTCTACAAAAGGTTTGGTGGAACCTATTCAACCAGTTGGAAACATTGGCAGTGCAGGCTTGGGGTGGCCTCGTCGATGAACAAGGCTGACTATGTGTCAGCACCACACAGAAACTTACCTTCAACCACCAGAGCAATGTAGCCTATGTTTTTATTACGATTAGGATTAGAATCTGATACATTTGAATTTACAACACTCGCAAACCCTACCCACCCACCAGCCACTTGCGTTAGACCTCGGTGGTAATGTATCCTATGTGTTGTACATCACCCTCCCTTAAATACATGGTAATCCAGTTAAATCGCATTTGATCGTGCCATTGGTGTTCGGGTTTTTGAGAAAGAAGCAATTCTTATTTCTAAAGTTGATTCCACTCAA
It encodes:
- the LOC11435645 gene encoding uncharacterized protein: MDPEPQNSENSDCTFVWDENSQLYFHASSGFYHDPNAGWYYSTKDGVYYKFEDGNYVPLDCNKDDDVEEIYVCKETKPERTQQIQDINNEEDCASFLGNEIETNQQIGTLTEEAGDDAMNSTNSPTCGNPPPPSEWLEDTLIDLYLSGYNNIAVSAADTVTDPVETNGYNFTLETDAYRNAEMGGDWTTGPADENGMNDNEKTVDDIVAYSDAYEVEEGEWIPDPEDENHLADGSSIDEGILFEEEKWRAQYGQVIESREDLVLEFPVLDLWNWEMVRASKKDGKDRVARLVGRLVKQSAKRHPSISSVEKKFRSAPICEVDLDLVRVKTGQVYRLRNPSARYVASLSSYDSADPTKDWDFPQLSSNTNSTHVSKSSQSTPSTSTEIPMVKDLPTLPSQLSASKQIKCQYRDRAAERRILHGGFGVGPGQKKLGVDDDTTSSPDACPEVATEEALKMSFGPGSYARNLLEGMGWKEGEGLGSSTKGLVEPIQPVGNIGSAGLGWPRR